GTAAACCTGCATATGCCACTGCCAATGCTCTCCTCTGGCCTCTATGCAGCCTCTGGGTCTCCTAATAGAGCAATTGCAGGCGGAAAGCCCCGCAAGCCCTGCTCCTCAGGTGTTAACTCCTCAGCAGCCCAAACCCCGGGGCTTTGAGGACACCCCTCCGTAGGTGAATCATCTGGGCAAACTACCTTGGAATCACAAGCCAAGAGTCTAAGCTGTGCCAAACTCAAGACTCAATGGCAGCTGACAGGGAGGACTCTCTCAAAACAGGGAACAACAGGGATTCCCGGGTGCTCGGCAGCCATCAGCACAGGGCACCCGTTTCAAGTGAGACACCAAATCTCGAGCATGTATTTTGAATAATAAATGATGCTGCTCAGTGCTTTTccaatgagatttttaaaaataaaatgagaattaCTTAAAAGTgctcttcacatttttttcatttaaaaaaaaaaaaaagagtgtttgctgagaaaatatttcgGTGTCTGTCCTTCCCCTTTGCAAACACGCTTCATGAAGTTGTCAGGACAAAATATCTGCACTGAGAACTTGGTTTTATTAAAGCAGCTTTCTGACACGTTCAGTCCTGTGAGTTGCAGAGCTCCAGCCACTGCTACAGAATCTTGGGCTCTGTGATGCTAGGTGCACAACCCGCTCTGAACTAAGCCCAAACCAAGCATCACTGTGTTCTTGGTTAATCACCAGACCAATTAGCACCTTGGTTAAGATGCAGTGAGGTTCCAGTCCTTCACCCCTCGGAGCTGGGATTGTTCTGATGAAACTCTCACTCTACCCATGCAGAGACGCCCTGCTCACAACACTTCCAGTTCTCCAGGAGCAGTGTGATAAGTCTGTTAACTCATTAACACCTCCAGCTTACAGGAGACTTGGCTTCCATCCTCTCGAACAGCCTCGGGCCCCACACTTCAGGAAGTTACTCTGCAACTTCTGTTtcactttcctttcctgctgaGCCAGGCTGGCTTTCAGTTCCCACCATGAAGCTTATGAATGCTGCTGTATTCTTTATTCTTGTGCCCACTTTTACGCCAGCTTTGGACCCTCTCAGCACTTCAGTCTTCATGGGTGGTGCTGCTGTCGCTtggcagctcctctcccctcACTCCTGGCTCAAGTGCAGTCTCCTGGAGTGCTGCAATATGGAGGACACACTGAATTTATCAGGTAAGGCAGTGGCAAGGGCACCCTGAGCCAAGTTGTCAGTGAGACCAGCTGATGATCCTTCCCAGGGTGGTCAGGGCTTCCTTTTTCATGCCAGTATCCTTTGGGATGGTTGTGGAAAGGTAAGAGTTACCGCCCACAGTGGCTCTACAAGGCAAAGGCTGTACTAACCTAATATTGCTTATCCCACAAGTGGTCACGTACCCTGCTTCTCATGGCAGCATTTTCCTTGCTGGTGTCTTGGTTTATATTGGCAGAAGGAGGCAAAATTCTGGAGGTGAACTGAAGGCTAAGAGCTAAAGAAATAATCCCACATCTTCTTCAGACGGACACCCAGCGGTATCCCACACCCCAGTTGGTGGTTGCCTGTAATACATGTCAAATGAGTAGCAATTAGTGGTAGGTCTAGATTCAAAGCACGCTGCTTCACTCCCCTGAGACAAGCAGGCTGGCAGTCCCCAGCGACTGGGGAAGGAAGGGTTGTTTCACCCTGCCTGCGGGGAACTAGTGCATAGTCTGAAAAAGAGCTTATGTGACCTTTTAACCATAAACTCCTGATCCTGCCACCTGGAAATCCCCCTTCCCTTTGTCATGGGATTACAAATATTGCTTCATTTCAGTGCTAGGCCACAGATTTCAAAACAAATCCTCAGCTGTTGGAGACCTGTGTGCTTCCAGGTACTTCAATATGTCGCTTCCTACCACCTCTGGATCTGCTGCGTACAGACAGGCTGTTCCTAGTACTTTAGCCACTGAAACACCAGTTGTGGTACTTTTTAAGAGAACTTTCTATAGCAACAGAAGCACATTTTTCTATAAATGCGAGGTATGCTAGATGCCACAAAAACAGTTAACGAGAATTTAGCACATGCAGTGAACAAGCCTCTGCAAATACAGTAGATCCCATCCCAGGACTTTATAGGAGGCAGTAGCCACAATACCGCTGGGACTCCTGCCTATCTCATACTAACTGCTTGCTTCCCATAAATGCCATCAAGAGTCTGATTCATGAGTTTTCTCTTCAGTTGGATTCTCTGCGGATTCACAATCTTGTCATGGCCAGAGGGCAGCAAACATTTGTTCTCCCTGATGGTCATTcagctgcaacaaaaaaaaaaaaaaaaaaagaaaagaaaaaaaggaaggaacttTCTGGCATTTTGTGATTCTTCTCTCCCCTTATTCCTTCAGTTATAAAGATGGATTTGGACCGAAAAGTATTTGGCCAGCATCTTGCTGTCCAGATAGTTCTGAGAGCTCTGAGTGCAAATACGCACAGCAAACGGCCCAGGAAGCCCTTGGTGATGTCCTTCCATGGCTGGACTGGAACAGGCAAAACGTTTGTCAGCAGCATCATTGCAGAAAACCTCTATCAGCTTAATATACCAAGACAGAGGTTTGTGCACCACTTCAACACAGTACTGCATTTCCCACACCTTTCACATGTCCATCTCTATAAGGTACTTCCAGCTTTATCTCACTTTCTCCAATTTATCTGCAACTGTGAGTGCAAATCCCAGATAATTTTGCCTCTGTCTCACAGGAGCAGCTACAGAATTGGATCCGGGGCAATGTCAGTGCCTGTCCAAGGTCCCTTTTTATCTTCTCTGAAATGGATCAGATGCCTCATGGCCTGATAGACTCTATCATGCCATTCCTCGGCTACCATGAAGAGATCGATGGTGTTTATTATGGCAAGGCAATCTTCATCTTTCTGAAGTAAGGAAAGCCAAAAGGGAATTACAGTCCCACAGAATCAGCAGGGACAAAGGGAGTAACAGCTGCTGATAGGTTTGAGGCTGACTGCAGCGTGGCCAAGCAGCTCAAGGTCCCTTGCTGCCTGTCTTTACAGACATGTTGTCAATGAACGTGCCCAGCCATCATGCCTGACAGATCTCACTCTATAAAGAGAAGTGAGCTGTCCCTGCACGGAAAAGGCTCGCATTCCTCAAGTGAATGGGAAACGGACAAGTGGTTTCCAAAAGTGCTGGAGATGCCACTTCCACAGTGGTCAGTAAATTTGTTTTCTCCAGCTCTATAACCCCACCATTAGGCAGAAAGTTCTTTATAAGATGGGTAGGACTCTGCTAGGGAGCTCTTTAGATGCAGAGCAGGGAAAACTCACCTGCTGAAGACC
The genomic region above belongs to Larus michahellis chromosome 15, bLarMic1.1, whole genome shotgun sequence and contains:
- the LOC141751544 gene encoding torsin-1A-like, with amino-acid sequence MKLMNAAVFFILVPTFTPALDPLSTSVFMGGAAVAWQLLSPHSWLKCSLLECCNMEDTLNLSVIKMDLDRKVFGQHLAVQIVLRALSANTHSKRPRKPLVMSFHGWTGTGKTFVSSIIAENLYQLNIPRQRFVHHFNTVLHFPHLSHVHLYKEQLQNWIRGNVSACPRSLFIFSEMDQMPHGLIDSIMPFLGYHEEIDGVYYGKAIFIFLNNAGGDKVAEIALDYWRRQKRREDIPVKKLQYLLSEEIFRNRDSGFFHSQLIQKNLIDYFIPFLPLEYKHVKECVRQELHVQGHPEDEDLIAEIALAMTDYPSEERLYSSKGCKTVASRVSLSI